One genomic segment of Nocardia spumae includes these proteins:
- a CDS encoding SURF1 family cytochrome oxidase biogenesis protein, whose protein sequence is MTVLRRLTFLLRPSWAILAVVVVAFAYLCFTVLAPWQLGKNTSTSHRNDLIADSVNAEPVAAASLLNTAEGTAPSGTNPADTEWRRITASGRYVPDSTVVERLQRLDDQPAYGVLAAFRLDDGRIVLVDRGLVAAVDGSQLPTIAEPPTGPQRIEGRVRRSEGAIPGKDPMVRDGLRQVYSVDTTQLSTVLATPLTTFATGEHGGYLQLDAGQPGAFTPQPLPQLDAGPYLSYGLQWIAFGVMAPLGLGYFVFAELRERRRDRAAAAGEPATTEPVDAPLTVAAPESAGSAASGAESAAPTSTSTLTDDPAPEPASTVDSARSATAEAAPPRTTADRLADRYGTTRR, encoded by the coding sequence ATGACCGTGCTCCGGCGGCTGACCTTCCTGCTGCGGCCGAGCTGGGCGATCCTGGCGGTCGTCGTGGTCGCCTTCGCCTATCTGTGCTTCACCGTGCTGGCCCCGTGGCAGCTGGGCAAGAACACCTCCACCTCCCACCGCAACGATCTGATCGCCGATTCGGTCAACGCCGAGCCGGTGGCGGCGGCAAGCCTGCTGAACACCGCCGAGGGGACCGCGCCGAGCGGAACGAATCCCGCCGACACCGAATGGCGGCGCATCACCGCGAGCGGTCGCTACGTACCGGATTCCACGGTGGTCGAACGTCTGCAGCGACTCGACGATCAGCCCGCCTACGGTGTGCTGGCCGCCTTCCGGCTCGACGACGGCCGGATCGTGCTCGTGGATCGCGGCCTCGTCGCGGCGGTCGACGGTTCGCAGCTGCCGACGATCGCCGAACCGCCCACGGGCCCGCAACGGATCGAGGGACGTGTCCGTAGGTCCGAGGGCGCCATCCCGGGTAAGGATCCGATGGTGCGCGACGGGCTGCGACAGGTCTACTCGGTCGACACCACCCAGCTGTCGACGGTGCTCGCGACGCCACTGACCACCTTCGCCACCGGAGAGCACGGCGGATATCTGCAGTTGGATGCCGGGCAGCCCGGCGCGTTCACCCCACAGCCACTGCCCCAGCTCGACGCCGGACCGTATCTGTCCTACGGCTTGCAATGGATCGCCTTCGGCGTCATGGCGCCGCTGGGTCTCGGCTACTTCGTCTTCGCCGAACTCCGTGAGCGCCGCCGCGACCGCGCTGCCGCCGCCGGCGAGCCGGCCACGACCGAGCCGGTCGATGCCCCGCTCACGGTCGCGGCCCCCGAATCCGCCGGCAGTGCGGCCTCGGGAGCTGAGTCGGCCGCGCCCACCTCGACTTCGACACTGACCGACGATCCGGCCCCCGAGCCCGCCTCGACGGTGGACAGCGCGCGGTCCGCGACCGCGGAGGCGGCGCCACCCCGGACTACTGCCGATCGCCTCGCCGACCGCTACGGCACCACCCGCCGCTGA
- a CDS encoding MBL fold metallo-hydrolase, whose translation MTNTLSTTVELLHIGGPTVRFTYGGLTWLTDPTFDEPGDYTAGALTLHKLTGPAISADRVGPVDVVLLSHDQHPDNLDSAGREVLAGVATVLSTPEAAGRMEGVRGLRVWETVTIGAVTVTAVPALHGPEGAEALSGTVTGFVLTAAGLPTVYISGDNASVDYVERIVAHVGRIDLALLNVGAANVGRFDDRDVTLNARTALEAARVLGDAVVVPVHAEGWAHFTETLDHLRRTFGYGGREAQLRIPPLGEPITV comes from the coding sequence ATGACGAACACGCTCTCCACCACGGTCGAACTGCTGCACATCGGTGGCCCCACGGTCCGCTTCACCTACGGCGGGCTGACCTGGCTGACCGATCCGACCTTCGACGAGCCCGGCGACTACACCGCCGGCGCGCTCACCCTGCACAAATTGACCGGCCCCGCGATTTCCGCGGACCGGGTTGGCCCGGTGGATGTCGTGCTGCTGTCGCACGATCAGCATCCGGACAACCTCGATTCGGCCGGGCGGGAGGTCCTGGCGGGCGTGGCGACGGTCCTGTCCACACCCGAGGCCGCCGGACGGATGGAAGGTGTTCGGGGACTGCGGGTCTGGGAGACCGTGACGATCGGCGCGGTCACCGTCACCGCGGTGCCGGCCCTGCACGGACCGGAGGGCGCCGAGGCGTTGAGCGGCACCGTCACCGGATTCGTGCTGACCGCCGCCGGGCTGCCGACGGTCTACATATCCGGGGACAACGCCTCCGTCGACTACGTCGAACGGATCGTGGCGCATGTCGGCCGCATCGACCTGGCCCTGCTGAATGTCGGCGCCGCCAATGTCGGCCGGTTCGACGATCGGGACGTCACCCTCAACGCGCGCACCGCACTGGAGGCCGCCCGCGTGCTCGGCGATGCGGTGGTGGTGCCGGTGCACGCCGAGGGCTGGGCGCACTTCACCGAGACGCTCGATCACCTGCGCCGCACCTTCGGATACGGCGGCCGGGAGGCGCAGCTGCGGATCCCGCCGCTCGGGGAGCCGATCACCGTCTGA
- a CDS encoding gamma carbonic anhydrase family protein — protein sequence MMIKLGEHEPQIDDTAWVAPTATVIGRVRLGEQVSIWYGAVLRGDLEDIDVGTGTNIQDGCVLHADPGFALRVGSGVSVGHNAILHGCTIGDDVLVGMGATVLNGAVIGEGCLIAANALIPEGAVIPPGSLVAGVPGKVRRELGEAERDHIKLNAAVYLHNMKAHRDSGIQM from the coding sequence ATGATGATCAAGCTGGGTGAGCACGAGCCGCAGATCGACGACACCGCGTGGGTGGCGCCGACGGCCACGGTGATCGGCCGGGTGCGCCTCGGTGAGCAGGTCAGCATCTGGTACGGCGCGGTGCTGCGCGGCGACCTGGAGGACATCGACGTCGGCACCGGCACCAATATTCAGGACGGTTGTGTCCTGCACGCCGATCCCGGCTTCGCGTTGCGCGTGGGCAGTGGAGTTTCGGTGGGCCACAACGCGATCCTGCACGGCTGCACGATCGGTGACGATGTACTGGTCGGCATGGGCGCGACCGTGCTCAACGGCGCGGTGATCGGCGAAGGCTGCCTCATCGCCGCCAACGCCCTGATTCCCGAGGGTGCGGTGATCCCGCCGGGCTCCCTGGTCGCCGGTGTTCCCGGCAAGGTGCGGCGCGAACTCGGCGAGGCCGAACGCGATCACATCAAACTCAACGCGGCGGTCTACCTGCACAATATGAAAGCCCACCGCGACAGCGGGATCCAGATGTGA
- a CDS encoding Eco57I restriction-modification methylase domain-containing protein, with translation MRGRGGQPVDRRAGREPGGDGPRKRHGRHYTPPRLAEFLAERMLDHLRPRDELSVLDPACGDGELLLAVAGVAAHRLPSVALRLVGYDLDSDAVRVARTRSAAVDGRRFGGATEDAAPRSPRSGPRVEFEWRDGDFLHAVQASNDPVFDGVITNPPYVRTQQLGGQTAQLLSRRFGLSGRIDLTHPFVAAVPRLLRPGGVLALLCANRFLSTKAGANLRTLLYSELTPIELYDLGDTRLFEAAVLPAVTIAVRGRAERTCRFATAYESDLEPSSDADLFDALRQSRSSVVEHAGRRIAIEVGALWTGDLPSPRAAPDPVESATPTFDPATPWRMSRPGTDAWLRRVGAGTWRTFGQVAPIRVGIKTTADRVFISERWDEMPHRPEAELLRILLTHNDIEPWCIDREHDTRVLYPYDVSQSCRTPVDLDEFPCAQAYLETHRGALSARGYLVGSGRQWFEIWVPQRPHLWGRPKVVFPDISVQPRFALDRSGAVVNGDCYWMSLADIGDERIAYLLMGVANSTLGLHFYDAVCGNRLYAGRRRWITQYVTRLPIPDPGTAAARSLIALARDFADGVTAPDTDLLDERVAAAFGLGAGDGLRPPGPA, from the coding sequence ATGCGCGGCCGGGGAGGGCAGCCAGTAGACCGTCGGGCGGGCCGGGAGCCGGGCGGTGATGGCCCGCGCAAACGCCACGGCCGCCATTACACCCCGCCGAGGCTGGCGGAGTTCCTCGCCGAGCGCATGCTGGACCACCTCCGGCCTCGGGATGAGTTGTCGGTGCTCGATCCGGCCTGTGGTGACGGTGAGCTCCTGCTGGCGGTGGCCGGGGTCGCGGCACACCGGTTGCCGTCCGTCGCGCTGCGTCTGGTCGGCTACGACCTCGACTCCGACGCGGTGCGGGTGGCGCGGACGCGGAGCGCGGCGGTCGACGGTCGACGCTTCGGGGGTGCGACCGAGGACGCGGCTCCCCGGTCGCCGCGATCGGGGCCGCGCGTCGAGTTCGAATGGCGCGACGGCGACTTTCTCCACGCCGTGCAGGCGTCGAACGACCCTGTCTTCGATGGGGTGATCACCAATCCGCCCTATGTGCGGACCCAGCAGCTGGGCGGGCAGACCGCGCAGCTGTTGAGCCGGCGCTTCGGACTCTCGGGCCGGATCGATCTGACCCATCCGTTCGTGGCCGCGGTGCCGCGGCTGCTGCGACCGGGCGGCGTACTCGCCTTGCTGTGTGCCAACCGATTTCTCAGCACCAAGGCCGGTGCGAATCTGCGCACCTTGCTGTACTCGGAATTGACGCCGATCGAACTCTACGATCTGGGGGATACGCGGCTGTTCGAGGCCGCGGTGCTGCCGGCGGTGACGATCGCCGTCCGCGGTCGCGCCGAACGGACCTGTCGTTTCGCCACGGCCTACGAGTCCGATCTCGAGCCGAGCAGCGACGCGGATCTGTTCGACGCGTTGCGGCAGTCACGGAGTTCGGTGGTCGAACACGCGGGCCGCCGGATCGCGATCGAAGTCGGGGCCCTGTGGACCGGCGATCTGCCGAGTCCGCGCGCGGCACCGGATCCGGTCGAATCGGCCACTCCCACCTTCGATCCGGCGACTCCGTGGCGTATGTCGCGCCCCGGCACCGACGCCTGGCTGCGCCGGGTCGGTGCGGGCACCTGGCGCACCTTCGGCCAGGTCGCGCCGATCCGGGTGGGTATCAAGACCACGGCCGATCGGGTGTTCATCTCCGAGCGCTGGGATGAGATGCCGCACCGTCCGGAGGCCGAACTGCTGCGGATTCTGCTGACCCACAACGATATCGAGCCCTGGTGCATCGACCGCGAACACGACACCAGGGTGCTGTATCCCTACGACGTGTCGCAGAGCTGCCGCACACCGGTGGATCTCGACGAATTTCCCTGTGCCCAGGCATATCTGGAGACCCATCGGGGAGCGCTGTCGGCCCGCGGCTACCTGGTCGGCAGCGGGCGGCAGTGGTTCGAGATCTGGGTGCCGCAGCGGCCGCATCTGTGGGGGCGTCCGAAGGTGGTGTTCCCGGATATCAGTGTGCAGCCGCGCTTCGCCCTCGATCGCAGCGGCGCGGTGGTCAACGGCGACTGCTATTGGATGTCGCTGGCCGATATCGGCGACGAGCGCATCGCCTATCTGCTGATGGGAGTGGCCAATTCGACGCTCGGCCTGCACTTCTACGACGCCGTCTGCGGTAATCGGCTCTATGCGGGGCGACGGCGGTGGATCACCCAGTACGTGACCCGGCTACCGATCCCCGACCCGGGCACCGCGGCGGCCCGGTCGCTGATCGCACTGGCTCGTGACTTCGCCGACGGAGTCACCGCACCCGATACCGATCTGCTCGACGAACGCGTCGCCGCGGCATTCGGCCTCGGCGCGGGCGACGGTCTCCGTCCACCGGGGCCGGCCTGA
- a CDS encoding TetR/AcrR family transcriptional regulator, whose product MPPVPSILSRILEKPRADGEQLLESALSAFLDFGIKRTSMGEIARRAGISPATLYRRFESKNDLVEAVSVREAQRFVTDIEQRVGSIADNEDQLVEIFVVFITSLAHNELLRRLLRTEPELILPRLTTEAGPILEVGRVYLADKLRGLPQADADPGFDADLIAEIMARLAQSLALTPDGLIPLSDEQAARAFARRTLLPMVGVHSV is encoded by the coding sequence ATGCCCCCTGTCCCATCCATCCTGAGCCGCATCCTCGAGAAGCCGCGCGCCGACGGCGAGCAGCTGCTCGAGAGCGCCCTGTCGGCGTTCCTGGACTTCGGGATCAAGCGCACCAGCATGGGTGAGATCGCACGACGGGCCGGCATCAGCCCCGCGACCCTGTATCGCCGATTCGAATCGAAGAACGATCTGGTCGAAGCGGTCAGCGTGCGCGAGGCACAGCGGTTCGTCACCGACATCGAACAGCGCGTGGGCAGTATCGCCGACAACGAGGATCAACTGGTGGAGATCTTCGTCGTCTTCATCACCTCGCTGGCGCACAACGAACTGCTGCGGCGGCTGTTGCGCACCGAGCCCGAGCTGATCCTGCCGCGGCTGACCACCGAGGCCGGGCCGATTCTCGAGGTCGGCCGGGTGTATCTGGCCGATAAACTGCGCGGCCTGCCCCAGGCCGACGCGGACCCGGGTTTCGACGCCGACCTGATCGCGGAGATCATGGCCCGCCTGGCACAGTCGCTGGCGCTCACCCCCGACGGTTTGATTCCGTTGTCGGACGAACAGGCCGCCCGTGCCTTCGCCCGGCGCACGCTGTTGCCGATGGTCGGGGTGCATTCCGTCTGA
- a CDS encoding cobalamin biosynthesis protein: MRYGTARAAGLLLGFAADRIFGDPRRGHPVALFGSAAAAAESACYRDARGPGIGYTAALVGGVVILGGVAERLARPAGRPARAAGPATIVVTGAATWTALGGTTLARTGHRMADRLGAGDLAGAREILPALCGRDPYALDADGLARAAVESIAENTSDATVAPLIWGAIAGVPGILGYRAINTLDAMVGYRNERYRHFGWAAARTDDVANLVPARISGILTVALAPLIGGRRADARRAWRRDARSHPSPNAGVAEATMAGALGVTLGGRTEYGHGVEMRPELGDGRAPVVADLRRAVRLSAGVQVGAAVVAAVVAYALGRRSPARAQRRVVP; the protein is encoded by the coding sequence GTGCGATATGGAACGGCACGGGCGGCGGGACTGCTGCTCGGATTCGCGGCGGATCGGATCTTCGGCGATCCGCGGCGCGGGCATCCGGTGGCGCTGTTCGGTTCCGCGGCGGCCGCGGCCGAATCGGCCTGCTACCGCGATGCGCGGGGACCCGGGATCGGCTACACGGCGGCGCTCGTCGGCGGTGTCGTGATCCTGGGTGGTGTCGCCGAGCGGCTGGCGCGTCCGGCCGGTCGCCCGGCCCGTGCGGCGGGCCCCGCCACGATCGTGGTGACCGGTGCGGCGACCTGGACCGCACTGGGCGGCACCACCCTGGCGCGAACCGGGCACCGGATGGCCGATCGGCTCGGCGCCGGCGACCTCGCCGGTGCGCGCGAGATACTGCCCGCGCTGTGCGGCCGCGATCCGTACGCTCTCGATGCCGACGGATTGGCCCGCGCCGCAGTCGAATCCATTGCCGAGAACACCTCCGACGCCACGGTCGCCCCACTGATATGGGGTGCGATCGCCGGCGTTCCGGGCATCCTCGGCTACCGCGCGATCAACACCCTCGACGCCATGGTCGGCTACCGCAACGAGCGCTACCGTCACTTCGGCTGGGCCGCCGCCCGCACCGACGATGTCGCGAATCTGGTGCCCGCCCGGATCAGTGGCATCCTCACCGTCGCGCTGGCGCCGCTGATCGGTGGCCGTCGCGCCGACGCCCGGCGGGCCTGGCGCCGCGACGCGCGCTCGCATCCGAGCCCCAACGCCGGGGTCGCCGAGGCCACGATGGCCGGAGCGCTGGGCGTCACCCTGGGCGGGCGGACCGAGTACGGGCACGGCGTCGAGATGCGACCGGAACTGGGGGACGGTCGCGCACCGGTCGTCGCCGATCTGCGCCGGGCGGTGCGGTTGTCGGCAGGGGTGCAGGTGGGGGCCGCGGTGGTGGCCGCGGTCGTCGCTTATGCGCTCGGCCGCCGATCGCCGGCCCGCGCTCAGCGGCGGGTGGTGCCGTAG
- a CDS encoding bifunctional metallophosphatase/5'-nucleotidase: MSSARRLAAGCAVLTSLVMVAGCGGTDTATPGPRDAVALISTSDLAPAQPGEVHLFGFNDLHGNLEPPQASNGRVGPYTAGGAAYLATHLKRLRAAYPDSAVVSAGDNIGASPLVSSLFHDEPTMAFLDQVGVAASAVGNHELDHGLSELARLRGGGCAPDGCSPGAPFTGARVDFLAANLTDAHGGFPPGVRPWTVLTVGGHRIGVVGVVTPDTVNLVFPQGIRGYTFGDEAQAINSSVPAVKQAGAETVIALVHDGGAQATPAASTDYNGCAGIGPEVTALAARTDPAVQVLFTAHSHQSYNCELGGKVVTQAASFGRLITDVTLRFRDGTVSAHAVNRVVTRDVEPDPAAEALIAYFSGQAAPRAQRVVGTATAPLSRAGRAGGDSALGAVIADAMLDVTHDSARAVAAFMNPGGVRADIGPGPITYGGIYETQPFGNQIVTVTLTGSQILDLLEQQWSNSSTPAVLAVAGISYTYDDKAVAGHKVVADSVRIGGAPLNAVATYRVTTNNFLAAGGDGFSVFTHSADTTVGPTDLDALETYLSGRGPVGPPPERVRRR, translated from the coding sequence ATGAGTTCTGCGCGTCGCCTCGCGGCCGGTTGTGCCGTGCTGACGAGTCTGGTGATGGTGGCGGGATGCGGGGGAACGGATACCGCGACGCCCGGACCACGCGATGCGGTCGCGCTGATCTCCACGTCGGATCTCGCCCCCGCGCAACCCGGCGAGGTGCATCTGTTCGGATTCAACGATCTGCACGGCAATCTCGAACCGCCGCAGGCGAGTAACGGGCGGGTCGGGCCGTACACGGCTGGGGGCGCGGCCTATCTGGCGACGCATCTGAAGCGGTTGCGTGCCGCTTACCCCGACAGTGCGGTGGTGTCGGCGGGAGACAATATCGGCGCGAGTCCATTGGTGTCGTCGCTGTTTCACGACGAGCCGACGATGGCATTCCTCGACCAGGTGGGTGTCGCCGCGTCCGCGGTCGGCAATCACGAACTCGATCACGGGCTTTCGGAGCTGGCCCGGCTGCGTGGCGGCGGCTGCGCGCCGGACGGCTGTTCGCCGGGGGCGCCGTTCACCGGCGCGCGTGTCGATTTCCTGGCCGCCAATCTCACCGACGCGCACGGCGGTTTCCCGCCGGGCGTGCGGCCGTGGACCGTGCTGACGGTCGGCGGGCACCGGATCGGGGTCGTCGGCGTGGTCACCCCGGATACGGTGAATCTCGTCTTCCCCCAGGGGATTCGCGGTTACACCTTCGGAGACGAGGCGCAGGCGATCAACAGCTCCGTACCGGCCGTGAAACAGGCCGGCGCGGAGACGGTGATCGCGCTGGTGCACGACGGGGGAGCGCAGGCCACGCCGGCCGCGAGCACCGACTACAACGGCTGCGCGGGGATCGGCCCCGAGGTGACGGCGCTGGCGGCCCGTACCGATCCGGCCGTCCAGGTGTTGTTCACCGCGCACAGCCACCAGTCCTACAACTGTGAGCTGGGCGGCAAGGTGGTCACCCAGGCCGCCTCGTTCGGCCGCCTGATCACCGATGTGACGCTGCGGTTCCGCGACGGCACCGTCTCCGCGCACGCGGTGAACCGGGTGGTCACCCGCGATGTCGAACCGGATCCGGCGGCCGAGGCGCTGATCGCCTACTTCTCCGGCCAGGCCGCCCCGCGCGCGCAGCGAGTAGTCGGCACCGCCACCGCACCGCTGTCGCGGGCCGGCCGCGCCGGTGGCGACTCCGCGCTCGGCGCCGTGATCGCCGACGCGATGCTCGATGTCACGCACGACTCGGCGCGGGCGGTCGCGGCATTCATGAATCCCGGTGGGGTGCGCGCCGATATCGGGCCCGGGCCGATCACCTACGGCGGCATCTACGAGACCCAGCCGTTCGGCAATCAGATCGTCACCGTCACTCTCACCGGCAGCCAGATCCTGGATCTGCTGGAACAGCAGTGGAGCAACAGCAGCACACCGGCGGTGCTGGCGGTCGCCGGAATCTCCTACACCTACGACGACAAGGCCGTCGCGGGCCACAAGGTGGTCGCCGACTCGGTCCGGATCGGCGGCGCACCGCTGAACGCGGTGGCGACCTACCGGGTGACCACCAACAATTTCCTGGCCGCCGGCGGTGACGGCTTCTCGGTCTTCACCCACAGCGCCGATACCACGGTCGGCCCGACCGATCTGGACGCGCTGGAGACCTATCTGAGCGGCCGCGGCCCGGTCGGCCCGCCGCCCGAGCGCGTCCGGCGCCGTTGA
- the sigJ gene encoding RNA polymerase sigma factor SigJ, translating into MAAVTIGPDDIDQAELARRFEEHRLYLRRVAYSTLGSLSDADDVVQDAWLRLQRWYENRTPGEQIDNLRAWLTTVTGRLALDQLGSARARREEYVGEWLPEPEVTSWDDPADRVSQDERVTTALLVVLESLSPAERTAFVLQDIFGMTGPEVADVVGRTPAAVRQLASRARKHVEDGTPRFPASRDEHEKVVSAFAVAWRSGDLSALLGVLDENVTLTADGGGRVPAIMQPVRGAELVAKLYFGWYRAGRGAWVRMVQVNGSPGLMVFDGNHLGVMAFTVEQDRVTSIAIVRNPEKLRDLPEGDPDWTF; encoded by the coding sequence ATGGCAGCAGTGACGATCGGACCCGACGACATCGATCAGGCAGAACTGGCCCGCCGGTTCGAGGAGCATCGCCTGTATCTGCGCCGGGTGGCCTACAGCACGCTGGGCAGCCTCAGCGATGCCGACGATGTGGTGCAGGACGCGTGGCTGCGTCTGCAGCGCTGGTACGAAAACCGTACGCCCGGTGAGCAGATCGACAATCTGCGCGCGTGGCTCACCACGGTCACCGGCAGGCTGGCACTGGATCAGCTGGGTTCGGCGCGGGCCCGCCGCGAGGAGTACGTGGGCGAATGGCTTCCGGAACCGGAGGTGACGTCCTGGGACGATCCCGCCGATCGGGTCTCGCAGGACGAACGGGTCACCACCGCGCTGCTGGTGGTGCTGGAATCGCTGTCCCCGGCCGAACGCACCGCTTTCGTGCTGCAGGACATCTTCGGCATGACCGGTCCGGAGGTGGCCGATGTGGTCGGCCGGACCCCCGCCGCGGTGCGACAGCTGGCCTCGCGCGCCCGCAAACACGTCGAGGACGGCACGCCGCGCTTCCCCGCCAGCCGTGACGAGCACGAGAAGGTGGTCTCCGCCTTCGCTGTGGCCTGGCGCTCCGGCGATCTGAGCGCACTGCTCGGGGTGCTCGACGAGAACGTCACTCTGACCGCTGACGGCGGCGGCCGGGTGCCCGCGATCATGCAGCCGGTGCGGGGCGCCGAGCTGGTGGCCAAGCTGTACTTCGGCTGGTACCGCGCCGGACGCGGCGCCTGGGTGCGGATGGTGCAGGTCAACGGCAGCCCCGGACTCATGGTGTTCGACGGCAACCACCTCGGGGTCATGGCCTTCACCGTCGAACAGGACCGGGTCACCTCGATCGCCATCGTCCGCAATCCGGAGAAGTTGCGCGATCTGCCCGAGGGCGACCCCGATTGGACCTTCTGA
- the ald gene encoding alanine dehydrogenase, which translates to MRIGVVREMKPQESRVALAPAGAGELGRHGHRVLVESGAGVGSGFTDADYVAAGAFIGSSADAVWDEAELMLKVKEPVAAEYSRLRPGQVLFTFLHLAASRECTDAVLASGITAIAYETVRGPDRTLPLLTPMSEIAGKLGTQVGAYHLMAPQGGAGVLLSGVPGVRPAEVVVIGGGVAGSNAAAVAVGMGARVSVLDISPARLRELDHQFAGRLTTLASTAADIEESVVAADLVIGSVLVPGARAPQLVPDTLVQRMRPGSVLVDIAIDQGGCFQSSHPTTHAEPTFPVANSLFYCVANMPGAVPHTATVALTTATLPYVRLIADLGWRAACDADPGLAAGLTADAGQLYSAEVAQAHGLLAAGRGAS; encoded by the coding sequence ATGAGAATCGGGGTTGTCCGCGAGATGAAACCGCAGGAGAGCCGGGTCGCCCTCGCCCCGGCCGGCGCCGGTGAGCTCGGCCGGCACGGGCATCGGGTACTCGTCGAGTCCGGCGCCGGGGTGGGGTCGGGGTTCACCGACGCCGACTACGTAGCCGCGGGGGCGTTCATCGGCAGCTCCGCCGACGCGGTCTGGGACGAGGCCGAGCTGATGCTGAAGGTGAAAGAGCCGGTGGCAGCCGAATATTCACGTCTGCGCCCCGGGCAGGTGCTGTTCACCTTCCTGCATCTGGCGGCCTCGCGGGAATGTACCGATGCCGTCCTGGCCTCCGGCATCACCGCGATCGCCTACGAGACCGTGCGCGGCCCCGACCGCACCCTGCCGCTGCTGACGCCGATGAGTGAGATCGCGGGCAAACTCGGCACGCAGGTCGGCGCCTATCACCTGATGGCCCCCCAAGGCGGCGCCGGTGTGTTGCTGAGTGGAGTGCCCGGGGTGCGCCCGGCGGAGGTGGTGGTGATCGGCGGGGGCGTCGCGGGTTCGAACGCCGCGGCGGTCGCGGTGGGTATGGGCGCGCGGGTGAGCGTGCTGGACATCAGCCCGGCCCGGTTGCGGGAACTCGACCACCAGTTCGCGGGGCGCCTCACCACCCTCGCGTCCACCGCCGCCGATATCGAGGAATCGGTGGTCGCGGCCGATCTGGTGATCGGCTCGGTGCTGGTGCCGGGAGCCCGTGCGCCACAACTGGTTCCCGACACTCTCGTCCAGCGGATGCGCCCCGGGTCGGTCCTGGTCGACATCGCCATCGACCAGGGCGGCTGCTTCCAGAGCTCACATCCCACCACGCACGCCGAACCGACCTTCCCGGTAGCGAATTCGCTGTTCTACTGCGTCGCCAATATGCCCGGTGCGGTCCCGCACACCGCCACCGTGGCACTGACCACCGCCACGCTGCCGTATGTGCGTCTCATCGCAGATCTCGGCTGGCGGGCCGCCTGCGATGCCGACCCCGGGCTGGCCGCAGGGCTCACCGCCGATGCCGGACAGCTGTATTCGGCCGAGGTGGCGCAGGCGCACGGCCTGCTCGCGGCGGGCCGCGGCGCGAGCTAG
- a CDS encoding GlxA family transcriptional regulator, whose amino-acid sequence MHVVAVLAFDGISPFHLSVPGMVFGRIGTSVAHTAPYEVRTCAAVPGILRTPGDFDLRVRHGPEVIEQAGTVVIPSWDPALEVPETIAAALRRAHDRGARIVGLCRGSWVVAAIGLADGREVTTHWGLAADLARTFPAVTVRADRLWTDLGDVVTSAGVAAALDCCLHLVRTDHGARAATELARVLVLAPYRAGSQAQYIPLAVPDADDADPIEHAMVWARTHVDHPIDLDGWARTALMSRRTFTRRFRERTGSSPQRWLLEQRIDRARLLLESTDDTMDRIAADSGLGTAMNLRHHFHRALGLPPGAHRAQFRASYVDLHDDQAG is encoded by the coding sequence ATGCATGTGGTCGCGGTCCTCGCCTTCGACGGCATCTCCCCGTTCCACCTCTCGGTACCGGGAATGGTGTTCGGCCGTATCGGCACCAGCGTGGCGCACACCGCGCCCTATGAGGTGCGCACCTGCGCGGCCGTTCCCGGAATCCTGCGCACCCCGGGGGATTTCGATCTGCGCGTGCGCCACGGACCGGAGGTGATCGAGCAGGCCGGCACGGTCGTGATCCCCAGCTGGGATCCGGCGCTCGAGGTGCCCGAGACGATCGCGGCGGCACTGCGGCGCGCCCACGATCGCGGAGCGCGCATCGTCGGATTGTGCCGCGGCTCCTGGGTCGTCGCCGCGATCGGACTGGCCGACGGCCGCGAGGTCACCACCCACTGGGGTCTGGCCGCCGACCTGGCGCGCACCTTTCCGGCGGTCACGGTCCGCGCCGACCGCCTGTGGACCGATCTCGGCGATGTGGTCACCTCCGCGGGAGTGGCTGCCGCACTGGACTGTTGCCTGCATCTGGTGCGTACCGATCACGGCGCCCGCGCGGCGACCGAACTGGCGCGCGTGCTGGTGCTGGCTCCGTACCGGGCCGGATCGCAGGCGCAGTACATTCCGCTCGCGGTACCCGATGCCGATGACGCCGATCCCATCGAGCACGCGATGGTCTGGGCGCGCACGCATGTGGATCATCCGATCGATCTGGACGGCTGGGCGCGCACGGCTCTGATGTCGCGGCGCACCTTCACCCGGCGCTTCCGCGAACGCACCGGCTCCAGCCCTCAGCGCTGGCTCCTCGAACAGCGCATCGACCGGGCGCGGCTGCTCCTGGAATCCACCGACGACACGATGGACCGCATCGCCGCGGACTCCGGTCTGGGCACGGCGATGAATCTGCGCCACCATTTCCACCGCGCTCTCGGGCTGCCACCGGGCGCGCACCGCGCACAGTTCCGGGCCAGCTATGTTGACCTGCATGATGATCAAGCTGGGTGA